One bacterium genomic window carries:
- a CDS encoding DUF86 domain-containing protein, with translation MNRDDSIYLRHIIDAIEKIENYSKNLDAVSFYASDLVQDACIRQLLVIGEAAKAVSASIKIKYSAIPWNDMAGMRDKLVHQYFGIDLEKVWLTIQGDLPSLKAEIEKILQRI, from the coding sequence ATGAATCGTGATGATTCAATATATCTACGACATATTATTGATGCTATTGAAAAAATAGAAAACTATTCCAAGAACCTGGACGCCGTTTCTTTTTATGCATCTGATCTTGTTCAAGATGCATGCATCCGCCAATTGCTCGTTATCGGTGAAGCTGCCAAAGCTGTCTCCGCTTCAATAAAAATAAAATACAGCGCCATCCCTTGGAATGATATGGCCGGCATGCGCGACAAACTGGTTCACCAGTACTTTGGAATCGATTTGGAAAAAGTGTGGCTTACAATCCAGGGAGATTTGCCATCCCTAAAAGCAGAAATTGAAAAAATTCTTCAGCGTATTTAA